The Fusarium falciforme chromosome 7, complete sequence genome window below encodes:
- a CDS encoding AB hydrolase-1 domain-containing protein — protein MSAQSEPQVKHFEIKDFVFEDGTRLTSARLAYLDLNPEAHKTALIITCFRGRLQSTLNFSNGALQSHRIIVVALFGNGESSSPSNTERFPGSVDYRDCVRAQRDLLHHLGIQSLDVVLGFSMGGQCTYYWAVMDPEFVANAIVICSSARTSRHNYQFLEGPKAALVNSLDYTDTTRSPSSPPLRGLGAFGKAYSAWLTSAEWFEQEEYKSLGYETQKAWDSSMAVTSYYSWGPDDLLALLDMWQRGDITVLSGFSSLQAALAQIKARVLLMPCQTDQYFRWEASQKESSWIQDATLNVIPSIWGHLAGIGTNPVDREWMDKTIHAFLKG, from the coding sequence ATGTCTGCCCAATCAGAGCCTCAGGTTAAACACTTTGAGATCAAAGACTTTGTCTTTGAGGACGGGACTCGGCTGACTTCAGCGCGGCTGGCTTACCTTGACCTGAATCCAGAGGCTCACAAAACGGCCCTAATCATCACTTGTTTTCGTGGACGGCTACAGTCAACACTCAACTTCTCCAACGGTGCCTTACAGAGCCATCGGATCATTGTCGTAGCCCTGTTTGGAAATGGAGAGTCGTCAAGCCCATCCAACACGGAGAGATTCCCAGGATCCGTCGACTATCGTGACTGCGTGCGCGCCCAGCGAGATTTGCTGCACCATCTCGGCATCCAGTCTCTTGATGTTGTATTAGGATTCTCCATGGGTGGGCAATGCACGTACTACTGGGCCGTCATGGACCCAGAGTTCGTTGCAAACGCCATAGTCATATGTTCCTCTGCGAGAACCAGTCGGCACAATTATCAGTTCTTGGAGGGCCCAAAAGCAGCTCTCGTGAACTCGCTTGACTATACGGATACGACGCGTTCACCAAGCTCGCCACCGCTTCGAGGACTTGGCGCTTTTGGAAAGGCCTACTCGGCCTGGCTGACGAGCGCCGAGTGGTTCGAGCAGGAGGAATACAAATCTCTGGGCTACGAGACACAGAAGGCGTGGGATTCAAGTATGGCTGTCACTAGCTACTATTCCTGGGGGCCTGATGACCTTCTCGCCCTGTTGGACATGTGGCAGAGGGGCGATATTACGGTCCTGAGCGGCTTTAGTTCACTACAAGCGGCTCTAGCTCAGATCAAGGCACGCGTGCTGCTGATGCCTTGCCAGACGGACCAATATTTTCGTTGGGAGGCCAGTCAAAAAGAGTCGAGCTGGATCCAGGACGCGACACTGAACGTGATACCTTCAATCTGGGGGCATCTAGCGGGAATCGGAACCAACCCAGTTGACAGGGAATGGATGGATAAGACGATACATGCTTTTTTGAAAGGTTGA
- a CDS encoding Fungal-trans domain-containing protein, translating into MLEGIIDADLACELLELYFVEPGGSLFRCSSPYVLVHVLRKESLLRSTNPRRSTPALLVTMLWVSAQTVESSLFLLPGQKSRVCEGLRKLMMGLIQDRDRDLWNRTTDGPLVKDFKFPASADATFGSLHQTNPHDYDYQFSCTSASPPMPLIDDVLMFVLLTIVVSGGDFKTDCIRWWNKALRLSNNMCLNREDTPEDKPSGAGSTMCTGGKTNAPCVCRPCEAARTGLSIPEIQEERRRVFWLIFCLDRHLALAFNAPLRILDDECQLYAPLSDQAWESLSLSGNSTITSDNPIAVDDSQQQQQHPGRGFGAPTRVSGISFFEYFLPLMTILGDVIQLHRQKCHPRFGNMRQSRNNTNGGIGGEQQHDNEDEHSTATAMIEQIMADCAQSIADLADLYQVDALDGATIPSSQVRTPSTVNSSQYDETFQLAHNVRRDNNDTRHHSNTTAYHSRRAPSHRQHAQAELVTAYSTFILHVLHVLLHGKWDAVSMLDNKDGWIPSVGFMKCASHAIAASDAMSRILACDPELSFMPYLFGIYLLHGSFILLLFADRMPQLGPNEAVEKACEIIIRAHEVCVVTLSTEFQKRFRKVLRSTLYSVQSPGTSHVEESKARRRVLLLYRWNNGSTGLAL; encoded by the exons ATGCTAGAAGGCATTATTGACGCTGATCTTGCATGCGAGCTGCTGGAGCTTTACTTCGTCGAGCCTGGCGGATCCTTGTTTCGATGTTCCTCACCCTATGTCCTCGTTCACGTCCTGAGAAAAGAGTCTCTCCTCCGATCTACTAACCCTCGAAGATCCACACCAGCACTGTTGGTCACGATGCTCTGGGTCAGCGCGCAAACAGTTGAGAGCTCATTGTTTCTGCTGCCAGGTCAAAAGTCGCGCGTTTGTGAGGGGTTGAGAAAGTTGATGATGGGTTTGATCCAGGATAGAGATCGTGACCTCTGGAATAGGACTACTG ACGGGCCTCTGGTTAAGGACTTCAAATTTCCTGCCTCGGCTGATGCCACATTTGGCAGCTTGCATCAGACAAACCCACACGACTACGACTATCAGTTCTCATGCACTTCAGCATCTCCGCCTATGCCCCTGATAGATGATGTCCTCATGTTCGTCCTCCTTACCATCGTGGTTTCGGGCGGTGACTTCAAGACGGACTGCATCAGGTGGTGGAACAAGGCACTGCGTCTGTCCAACAACATGTGCCTGAACCGAGAAGACACTCCCGAAGACAAGCCGTCGGGAGCAGGATCAACCATGTGTACAGGGGGCAAGACGAACGCGCCATGTGTGTGTAGACCTTGTGAGGCTGCGCGTACGGGGTTGTCAATACCGGAAATACAAGAAGAGCGCCGACGGGTGTTTTGGCTGATCTTCTGTCTCGATCGGCACTTGGCTCTCGCCTTCAATGCGCCCTTACGCATTCTTGATGACGAGTGCCAATTATACGCACCTCTGTCAGACCAGGCTTGGGAGTCTCTGTCACTTTCAGGAAATTCTACAATTACAAGCGATAACCCGATAGCTGTTGATGactcgcagcagcagcaacagcatccAGGACGCGGTTTCGGGGCCCCAACACGAGTTTCAGGAATCAGTTTCTTCGAGTACTTTTTACCCCTCATGACAATTCTAGGCGATGTTATCCAGCTGCACCGTCAAAAATGCCATCCCAGGTTTGGCAATATGCGGCAGTCAAGGAACAACACGAACGGCGGTATCGGAGGAGAACAGCAACATGATAACGAAGATGAACATAGCACGGCCACGGCCATGATAGAGCAGATCATGGCTGATTGTGCGCAGAGCATTGCTGACTTGGCCGACTTGTACCAAGTTGATGCCCTCGACGGCGCGACGATCCCATCCAGTCAAGTCCGCACTCCAAGCACCGTGAATTCCTCTCAATACGACGAGACATTTCAACTTGCGCACAACGTCCGCCGTGATAACAACGACACTCGCCACCACTCCAATACTACTGCATATCACAGTCGGCGAGCACCATCCCACCGCCAGCATGCACAGGCAGAGCTCGTCACCGCATATAGCACTTTCATCCTCCACGTCCTTCACGTTCTTCTGCACGGAAAATGGGATGCAGTCTCGATGTTGGATAACAAAGACGGATGGATCCCTTCTGTAGGATTTATGAAGTGTGCTTCACATGCTATAGCCGCGTCAGATGCCATGTCACGTATCTTGGCCTGCGACCCAGAGCTATCGTTCATGCCGTATCTATTTGGCATCTATTTGCTACATGGAAGCTTTATTTTACTCTTGTTTGCCGATCGTATGCCTCAACTTGGTCCCAATGAGGCTGTTGAGAAGGCCTGCGAGATTATTATACGGGCCCATGAGGTTTGTGTGGTCACGTTGAGCACCGAGTTTCAG AAACGCTTCCGCAAGGTTCTTCGTTCAACATTATACAGCGTACAGAGTCCCGGGACTTCTCATGTGGAGGAGAGCAAAGCACGCCGACGAGTTCTGTTGTTATATAGGTGGAATAATGGGTCTACTGGTCTGGCATTGTAG
- a CDS encoding MFS domain-containing protein, giving the protein MFAISKMMALICLVVALNCATIGYDASMMSSLNILSEFQTQFDIDTNLKGLLTAAQNLGSIVTGFFVGALVDKYGRKMGILISSCLVLVSCVLHSTATTKAQLFIGRIIVGIAKSVDIASVPTYLVELAPPTRRGFVAGLYWACWLLGAIISSAVGYGARSIAGSWSWRLICICMAGPALSCIICLFFIPESPRWLIAHGREQEGLGVLARFHGRGDESHPLVTSQFREIKETITFEQENRFESYRAWWKAFVGAKENLYRGFILMTLGVFEQTIGSSIITFYPGSVLDLVGITSEKEQFAINVSQN; this is encoded by the exons ATGTTCGCCATCAGCAAGATGATGGCACTCATCTGCCTCGTCGTAGCGCTGAACTGTGCAACCATCGGGTACGACGCAAGCATGATGTCCTCCCTTAACATCCTG TCCGAGTTCCAGACGCAGTTTGACATAGACACAAACCTCAAGGGCCTGTTGACCGCCGCTCAGAACCTTGGCTCGATCGTCACCGGGTTCTTCGTCGGTGCTCTGGTAGACAAGTATGGTCGCAAGATGGGCATCCTCATATCCTCCTGCCTCGTGCTCGTGTCCTGCGTCTTGCACTCCACGGCAACCACCAAGGCGCAGCTCTTTATCGGACGCATCATCGTGGGTATCGCCAAGTCAGTGGACATTGCGTCCGTACCGACCTACCTGGTCGAGCTGGCGCCACCCACGCGTCGAGGTTTCGTCGCCGGCCTGTACTGGGCGTGCTGGCTACTCGGTGCCATCATATCCTCCGCTGTCGGCTACGGAGCTCGCAGCATTGCAGGATCTTGGTCGTGGCGTCTCATCTGCATTTGCATGGCCGGCCCTGCCCTGTCCTGCATCATCTGCCTCTTCTTTATCCCAGAGTCTCCTCGATGGCTGATCGCCCACGGCCGGGAGCAAGAAGGCCTCGGCGTTCTCGCTAGGTTCCACGGAAGGGGAGACGAATCGCATCCCTTGGTCACTTCGCAGTTCagggagatcaaggagacgaTTACGTTTGAGCAGGAGAACCGGTTCGAGTCTTACAGGGCCTGGTGGAAGGCTTTCGTCGGGGCCAAGGAAAACCTCTACCGGGGCTTCATTCTCATGACCTTGGGCGTATTCGAGCAGACCATCGGCTCGAGTATCATCACCTTTTACCCTGGCAGTGTCCTCGACCTGGTGGGCATCACATCGGAGAAGGAACAGTTCGCCATCAACGTCAGTCAAAACTGA
- a CDS encoding Glutamyl-tRNA amidotransferase subunit, protein MASLNITQLFGVKGHVAIVTGASSGLGFMISKGLVVNGARVYVVALPSEPIQEKVAELNELGQSSGGVAFSVPCDVSSKRNIQVLADYISHRESHLDILVSNAGIRRDPPVQCDVLTAPLPELQGSMWSSVDTDWADTFSVNTTAHYFLSVALLPLLSAASQLDLGNNHLGRSQGRGVIIMTSSCASMHNATNVDLTSYATSKAATDHLVRLLAAKFSRFYVRVTGINPGFVPSNMNPVGQEGNMFSALFDQVPAKRAGNEEDIAGAVLYLASRAGSYVDGVSLESDITRDKIEELASRLSIRLGHGQDAKDYLLLLQSFEEVMKQVDQMSDYTHPALQAQPVLGSRQFWKPTAEENPFKAWSHRCNLISAQPDNRLLGGLTVAVKDNILVGGLPTTLGTFSSLFSEDGTHPVSEIDSTVVSRILRAGAEIKGTSTCESFCASPLSFTSATGPVHNPLLHGYTAGGSSSGSSALVAAHALARGRDGSWGSTARIAIGSDQAGSVRMPASFNGIYGLKPTFGLVPYTGAASMSPMIDHIGPLASSLDDIAALLEVMAGYDGLDPRMMPESPLRHQVKRYSQILTDFRATLGTAPRDSPPLRVGLLSESFLMPGVAPAVRDTVLEAASLYFREAGATVVDVSVPMHLDGPTIWTASTRPSMSEWMCKGKTSGHLTHLPPHIKPRWPPTQDTYQLLTSSNPAVVNIILSGRLAETDLEPGLEAKAHRKVFELRAAYDRALEDVDVLVAPCAPSVAMPHPDLSTGGEEGSHILEKLSTAISLTSNTCPFNVTGHPSLSVPCGFSSPQDQPGARLPIGMQIIGRRWNDEQVIKAAELFKWGRNLK, encoded by the exons ATGGCCTCACTCAACATTACACAACTCTTTGGCGTCAAAGGCCATGTCGCAATTGTCACAGGGGCCAGCAGTGGGCTGGGTTTTATGATCAGCAAG GGTCTCGTGGTCAATGGGGCCAGAGTTTATGTGGTGGCTCTACCCTCGGAGCCTATCCAAGAAAAGGTGGCCGAGCTTAACGAACTTGGTCAATCCTCAGGAGGAGTTGCATTCAG CGTACCATGCGACGTGTCGTCCAAGCGGAATATCCAGGTGCTTGCGGATTACATTAGCCACCGGGAGAGCCACCTCGATATCCTCGTCTCAAATGCCGGTATCCGACGAGATCCCCCGGTCCAGTGTGACGTGCTGACGGCGCCTCTTCCGGAGCTACAGGGGTCAATGTGGTCGTCGGTAGACACGGACTGGGCCGACACGTTTTCTGTCAACACTACAGCGCACTACTTTCTCTCCGTAGCTCTTCTGCCGTTGCTCTCTGCTGCATCGCAGCTTGACCTAGGCAACAACCACCTCGGAAGAAGCCAGGGTCGCGGTGTCATTATCATGACGAGTTCCTGCGCCAGCATGCACAATGCTACAAATGTGGACCTCACGAGCTATGCCACGAGCAAAGCAGCCACTGACCATCTAGTCAGGCTGTTGGCAGCAAAGTTCAGCAGGTTCTATGTCCGAGTGACGGGCATCAATCCAGGAT TCGTTCCGAGCAACATGAACCCGGTcggacaagaaggaaacATGTTCAGTGCATTATTTGACCAGGTCCCTGCAAAACGAGCAGGGAACGAAGAGGACATTGCTGGCGCGGTGCTCTATCTCGCCAGCCGAGCTGGG TCATACGTTGACGGAGTTTCCCT TGAGTCGGATATCACCCGAGACAAGATAGAAGAGCTTGCCAGTAGGCTTAGCATCCGActcggccatggccaagatgccaAAGATTACTTGCTGCTTTTACAGTCCTTCGAAGAAGTCATGAAGCAGGTTGACCAGATGTCGGATTACACTCACCCTGCTCTCCAGGCTCAGCCCGTCTTGGGGAGCCGTCAATTCTGGAAACCAACGGCCGAGGAGAACCCTTTTAAAGCTTGGAGTCATCGATGCAACCTCATCTCAGCACAGCCGGATAACCGACTTCTTGGCGGCCTGACTGTTGCTGTCAAGGACAACATCTTAGTCGGTGGGCTGCCAACGACGCTCGGGACCTTTTCCTCCCTCTTTTCTGAAGACGGGACGCATCCCGTCTCGGAAATAGATTCTACAGTGGTCTCTAGAATCCTCAGGGCCGGCGCTGAAATCAAAGGGACGTCTACTTGCGAGAGCTTCTGTGCATCTCCCTTGTCGTTCACCTCAGCAACTGGCCCCGTCCACaaccccctcctccatggGTATACCGCtggtggcagcagcagtgggTCCAGCGCTCTTGTTGCTGCACATGCCTTGGCCCGTGGCCGAGACGGAAGTTGGGGCAGCACGGCGCGGATAGCCATAGGAAGTGACCAGGCTGGATCAGTCCGTATGCCTGCTTCCTTCAACGGCATCTACGGCCTGAAGCCTACGTTTGGCTTGGTGCCATACACTGGCGCGGCGTCCATGTCGCCAATGATAGATCATATAGGTCCTCTTGCATCCAGTCTCGATGACATTGCGGCGTTGCTCGAGGTTATGGCTGGGTACGATGGTTTGGATCCTCGGATGATGCCTGAATCACCTCTGCGCCATCAGGTTAAGAGATACTCTCAGATCTTGACAGATTTCCGAGCGACGCTGGGTACAGCCCCTAGAGACTCTCCTCCGCTACGAGTCGGCCTGTTGAGCGAATCATTTCTTATGCCTGGCGTCGCCCCCGCAGTCCGCGACACAGTCCTTGAAGCTGCCAGTCTCTACTTCCGAGAAGCGGGTGCAACTGTCGTGGACGTATCAGTACCCATGCACCTTGATGGCCCTACGATCTGGACAGCATCGACAAGGCCGTCCATGTCTGAATGGATGTGCAAGGGAAAGACGTCTGGCCATCTCACTCACCTGCCGCCCCATATCAAGCCTAGATGGCCTCCTACCCAGGATACATACCAGCTGCTGACCTCATCCAACCCAGCCGTTGTCAACATTATCCTCAGCGGGCGACTTGCAGAGACTGACCTTGAACCAGGGTTGGAGGCAAAGGCTCATCGAAAGGTCTTTGAGCTTCGAGCAGCTTACGATCGGGCGTTGGAAGATGTCGACGTCCTCGTAGCCCCGTGTGCACCAAGTGTCGCAATGCCCCATCCCGACCTGTCTACGGGTGGAGAAGAGGGATCACACATCCTGGAGAAGCTATCCACAGCCATCAGCTTGACGAGCAACACGTGTCCGTTCAACGTAACAGGGCATCCCTCGTTGAGCGTACCTTGTGGGTTTTCCAGCCCTCAAGACCAGCCGGGGGCCCGACTGCCCATCGGCATGCAAATCATTGGACGACGCTGGAATGATGAGCAGGTGATTAAGGCAGCGGAATTGTTTAAATGGGGCCGTAACTTGAAGTGA
- a CDS encoding Zn(2)-C6 fungal-type domain-containing protein, giving the protein MPPQSATGQARTSCSRCHKRKKRCDRGLPQCENCQRAFIACSFLNDDRNTASYPIAYVRELESRVQDLEKNLSYLRRTSPQTGAGEPPSANAVTHAAIAVQVTPSAVPTGSDAAAAPGQDCVQDLPLQAQDGEWGGLAMPSEDAILPALPSPPQTLDGELKHLSLEATAERHLGSSSGLSFAKLTQTVLRRLAPDRADFVFGNDGDQDMLAHLNIGSPSDLLNSPMFDNLGVSMPCDPAWVNDFIFNDITEPDHHLANLSIPTDQSHINSLVDFYFAHSHTLYPVVDRAEVLSTLRCVRDEPQSSWAQSPLCLFRIWMVLAIGSTAYCSISLADESESMLYYNKARTYFEPALGLEDMAALEVIILQVSYSFFNQLGPNTWFLVGMAARIALGMGLQSSSSCEGLPFDVIEKRKRMFFSLYMMDRVVSTALGRPFAVHDDDIDILPFAPVDDENIKPDGIRPQTSLNPSIMAIPLHILALRRISSKINRRVYSNPDTPRLTLAEREEIIRSLHKELIQWRRDMPFPLPKVDAQVPHLTSTWYDFNYYTHLAMLYRPTPLFPTLDQTRIKTLAEAASLSIRHASSMHQQGRLAFNWLNFLALYTSTISLVYSVTAQPDDLCKVLEETRATDDLRLSIELFDTLGIKFVTARKIKAIFSKIVEKYEHYPTT; this is encoded by the exons ATGCCACCGCAAAGCGCCACAGGCCAGGCAAGAACTTCTTGCTCTCGATGCCATAAGCGGAAGAAGAGGTGCGATCGGGGCTTGCCACAATGCGAGAACTGTCAGCGAGCCTTTATCGCCTGCAGCTTCTTGAACGATGATCGGAATACTGCCTCGTATCCTATAGC CTACGTGCGCGAACTTGAGAGTCGAGTCCAGGACCTGGAGAAGAATCTCTCCTACCTTCGACGCACATCGCCTCAGACGGGAGCAGGTGAACCCCCGTCGGCAAATGCCGTGACACACGCAGCAATAGCCGTCCAAGTGACCCCAAGCGCGGTCCCGACCGGCAGTGATGCTGCAGCTGCTCCTGGGCAGGACTGCGTGCAGGATCTGCCTCTCCAGGCCCAAGACGGGGAATGGGGTGGTCTGGCAATGCCATCGGAAGACGCCATACTCCCGGCCCTTCCCAGCCCTCCACAGACTTTGGACGGAGAACTAAAACACCTTTCACTAGAAGCCACCGCCGAGCGACATCTCGGTTCTTCTTCTGGCCTCTCTTTCGCAAAGCTCACCCAGACAGTGCTCCGGAGGCTGGCGCCGGACAGAGCCGACTTCGTCTTTGGAAACGATGGAGATCAAGACATGCTGGCACACCTCAATATTGGCTCGCCGTCGGATCTCTTGAACTCGCCCATGTTTGACAATCTGGGAGTGTCCATGCCGTGCGATCCGGCATGGGTCAACGACTTTATCTTCAACGACATTACAGAGCCAGATCACCACCTGGCCAACCTGAGCATTCCAACAGACCAGTCACACATCAACAGCCTCGTCGACTTTTACTTTGCTCACTCACACACTCTCTATCCTGTTGTTGATCGTGCCGAAGTCCTGTCGACTCTTCGCTGCGTCCGTGACGAGCCGCAATCGTCTTGGGCCCAGTCGCCGCTGTGCTTGTTCAGGATATGGATGGTACTGGCGATTGGGTCGACAGCATACTGTTCTATATCTCTGGCTGATGAGTCTGAGTCGATGCTGTACTACAACAAAGCCCGTACGTATTTCGAGCCAGCTCTTGGACTCGAGGATATG GCTGCTTTAGAGGTCATTATCTTACAGGTGTCCTACTCTTTCTTCAACCAGCTGGGGCCAA ATACCTGGTTTCTCGTGGGAATGGCTGCCCGGATCGCTCTTGGCATGGGCCTCCAatcgtcctcatcttgcGAGGGACTGCCTTTCGACGTGATTGAGAAGCGCAAGCGAATGTTTTTCTCACTCTATATGATGGATCG CGTGGTTTCAACCGCCCTCGGTCGACCGTTTGCAGTCCACGACGACGATATTGATATACTG CCTTTCGCGCCAGTAGATGATGAAAATATAAAGCCCGATGGGATCCGACCACAGACATCTCTCAACCCTTCAATCATGGCCATTCCTCTTCATATCCTGGCCCTGCGGAGGATCTCCAGCAAGATCAACAGACGAGTCTATTCCAACCCGGACACGCCTCGGCTGACACTTGCAGAACGAGAAGAGATCATCCGGTCTCTCCACAAGGAGCTGATCCAATGGCGTCGAGACATGCCGTTCCCTCTACCCAAGGTCGACGCCCAGGTGCCACATCTGACGAGCACCTGGTACGATTTCAACTACTATACCCACCTTGCTATGCTCTATCGGCCAACACCCCTGTTTCCTACTCTCGATCAGACCCGGATTAAAACACTCGCCGAAGCAGCATCTTTGTCGATCCGGCATGCCTCTAGTATGCACCAACAAGGCAGACTTGCATTCAACTGGCTGAACTTTCTCGCCTTATATACTTCCACGATCTCGCTGGTCTACTCCGTTACTGCACAGCCGGATGACCTCTGCAAGGTTCTGGAAGAGACAAGGGCAACCGACGACTTGCGCCTCTCGATCGAGTTGTTTGATACTCTGGGGATCAAGTTTGTAACGGCAAGGAAGATTAAGGCCATTTTCAGCAAGATCGTAGAGAAATACGAGCATTATCCGACTACATAG